The DNA segment GTCGCAGCTCAACCCGCGGTGCGCGCCGGTCAGGGGGAAGTCCGTCGCCTGGTGGTCGAAGTTCCCATGGCTCCAGTCTTTCGTGTCGTGGCACTGCATGCAGTCGGTGGTATAGCCGGCCGCCTGGTGGTTCGGATCCGTCGTCCCCTCGTAGTCCTGACGGTGGCACGAGTAACAGTCCGTCGGCTTGCCGCCGTACACCCCGTCCGCATGGCAAGCGTCGCAGCTCAACCCGCGGTGCGCGCCGGTCAGGGGGAAGTCCGTCGCCTGGTGGTCGAAGTTCCCATGGCTCCAGTCATTCGTGTCGTGGCACTGCATGCAGTCGGTGGAATAGCCGGCCGCCTGGTGGTTCGGATCCGTCGTCCCCTCGTAGTCCTGGCGGTGGCACGAGTAACAGTCCGTCGGCTTGCCGTCGTACGCCCCGTCCGCGTGGCAGGCGTCGCAGCTCAACCCGCGATGCGCGCCGGTCAGGGGGAAGCCGCTGAGCCCATGGTCGAAATCAGCGGGCTTCCAGGCGGTTCCGTTGTGGCACTGTTCGCAGTTGACGGGAAATCCGGAGGCCAGGTGCGCGGGACTGGTGGTCGCCTCGTACTCCGCTCTGTGGCAGTCATAGCAGTTCACCGGACCGCCGCCTCCGAGCCCCGACGATCCATGACAGTCGGAACAGTCGAGGGCCTGGTGGGCTCCCTTGAGCGGGAAACCGGTTGCACTGTGGTCGAAGCGCGCACCGGACCAGTGATTCGTGGAGTGACAGGACACGCAGCGAGTGGAGAAGCCCGACTTCTGATGGTCCGGATTCGCCGTCGCTTGGTAGAGATCGAGATGACACTGCTCACAAGATGCCGGAGTGCCGACAAAGACCAGATCATCCACAGGGGTCGCTTCGTGACACTGCCGGCAGTCCAGGGTCAGATGGGCACCTGAAAGAGGAAAACGGGTCCCCCGATGCAGGCGGAGCTGGTCCCCGCGATCGATGAAGGTCTGCGTGCCGTGGCAGCGCGAGCAATCGATGCCCATCTCTCCCCGGTGCACGTCCGTGTGGCAGGAGGAGCAGGACGCATCGGCCTGGGCGAAATCGAGGACCTGGTGGCACGCCCGACACTCGAGGGAAGCATGGGCGCCCTGCAGGGCAAACCCGGCCAGGTCCTCGTGGTGGAATTCAGGACGGATGCGCGCCGGGGTCCAACCCGAATCCGTGTGGCACAGGGAGCAGTCCTCGGCCAGATCACCGTGGGGGTAATCCGGTTCGTTCTGCGCCACCAACCGCGCTCCCGCACCGGCGAGAAGGACCACGCCCAAAAGCGCCGCCGCCAGGACGCGCGGTGACCGGCGAGGCGGGAACAGGTAGAGTCGGACCGAGGGTCGACGTTTCATGGTCTTCCTTCTCCTTGCTTGGACCCGTGACAGTCACGGCACGCACTGGGCAACGGCCGGTAGAGGACGATTCGCTTCCCCTCTCGCTCGAGAGCGGGCCGGTGACACTTTTCGCAAGCGAGGCCCCGGTGCGCACCGCCGAGACGAAAATCCGAGTCCCGTTCGTGGTCGAATCCACCGGCGGGTCGGAAGGAATCCGACGAGTGGCAGCGATCGCAGGCCGCGCCACCCCGGCTTGCCGCAAACTGGCCCCCATGAGGATCGTCGTGACAATCGGAGCACTGGGAACGACGCTCGCCGAAAGGCAGGCGTCTCAAATCCAGGGCGGCATCGAGCAGAGCCGGCCCCTCGGCGGCTTTTTCTTTCAGACCACGGTGACACTCGAAACAGGGGAGCGCCCGGTGCGCGCCCCGCAGTTCGAATCCAAGCTTTCCGTGGGAGGCCGGGTCGATTTCCGAATGCCTGAAACTCGAGGTGTCGTGACAGTCCTGGCAGGTGCGCCGACCGTCGAAATGGCGCTGGTGCGGATCCGCGTGGCAGGCGCTGCAAGGCTGGGGGCCGAGAGCCAGGGCCAAACCCGCGCTTCCCAGGTCGCCGTCCACCAACGTGGCGAGAAAACGATGCCGTCTCGGATCATGACATGAACGACACTCCGCTGTGGAGTGGCGGCCCTCGAGGGCAAGGCCGAATCGACCATGGTCGGCGGCTTTCAACAGGCTGGGCTTGAAGCCCTGGAGGTCGTGGCAGGCGCTACAATCCAGGCTTTCCCGGCGCGGGGAGAGCTGCCCCCCGTGGGCGTCCTCGTGGCAGTCACGGCAGCGGTCGTGGGCTCGTCTCAGTTCCACTCCCGCCGAACCCAAACGACGCAACGAAGCGGCATCCCTCCGGTGCTTGTGGCAGGCCGAACATTCGACCCTGGCGTGCTTGCCCTCGAGGGGCCAGGGCGAGCGCTGATGCTCCCGCACCGTGTAGATCGACGGCTTGAAAGCGCGGACGGAATGGCAGAGCGAGCAATCCGCTCGCGCTCCCCGAATCGTAGCCAGTCCGTTGTGGGGATCGCGGTGACAATCGCTGCAACTGGCGAAGGAGGGCCGCGGGCCCCACGCCTTCTGCCGATCGTGGCATGTCTCGCAAGAGACCTCGAGGTGCGCTCCCTCGAGCGGGTACCGGGTTCGCGAATGATCGAAGAGTCGGCGGTCGACCCGGCGAAAACCCTCCTCCACGTGGCATCGGCTGCAGTCGGCCCCCAGTCGTCCCTCGTGTACATCGCGGTGACAGTCGGAGCACTCGTCGTGAGGCAGAGGTTTGTAGAGCGGCACGCGCTGACCCGCCGCGTTCAACTTGACCGGCCCCTTGTCGGCCAGGTGGCAGTCGTTGCAGGCCAGTTTGCCGTGGCGGCCCTTGAGCGCAAAAGCGGTCGTGGCGTGATCGAAGGCGGAAGCCGGTTTCCAGGCTTGTTGCCCATGGCACTCCAGGCAATCACCGCCCAGCTCACCCCCGTGCGGATCCTCGTGGCAGGACGTACAGGTGGAGTCGAGACCGAGCCAGCTTGCCTCCGGATGAAGGTTTTTCATCTTTTCGAGCCGTCTCGGATTCTGGCGTTCAGGCTTGTGGCACTCGCGGCAGTCCAGCGCGGCATGCTTACCGGCCAGGGCCCAGCCACTGCGCTCGTGCCGGAACAGGCGGGGTGACCCTTCCTGCCAGGCGATCAGGTCGAATTCTCTTCCCACGTGCTCGGGATGGCAGCTTGCGCATCCCGCTCCAGCCTCCCTCCCGTGCAGTCCTTCTCCCGAGACGACCATCTCGGCAATCGCGCCGTGGCAGTTCAGGCATCGGCTCTTGAGCGTCTCGTCGCCGCGACCGTGACACTCCAGGCAGCCTTTGGCGGTATCCAATTCGTGGTGTGCCTGCGAGAGGGGGCCGGGGGAGATCTGGGCCGGGGTCGGAGTCACTCCCGACAGGAATCCGGTCACGAGGAGGAACTTAAGCGCCCACGGCATCTTCGACTCCCGCGATCGGCACGTCCTTGGTGATCATCCGGACTCCGATCCTCTCGAGCACGTCGAAGGGCGGGCTGCCTCCGATACGGATGACGACATCATCGTTCGGTCGGCGGGTGAGCTTGCCGTCTTGCTCGATCACCACGCTGTCGGTGTGGATTTCCTTGACCTGGCTTCCCAGCAGAACTTCCACCCTGCCGGCCGCGGCGGCCTCGGCGATACGATCCTGGTTGCGTTGGCGCGCCTTGGTGAATTGCCGGCCGCGATAGGAAAGCGCCACCGTCGTACCTTCCTGGTTGGCCAGGCCGAGAGCGGATTCGATGGCGCTGTCACCGCCTCCCACGACCACAACCCGCCTGCCGCGAAACGTCTCCATTTCGACGATGTCGTAGAAGACGTTCTCGCCTTCCTCGCCGGGCACGCCCAGGCGCCTCGGTGTCCCCCGGCGGCCGAGCGCCAGCACTACCCGCCGAGCCTGAAAGTCCCGGCCCGCCGCGTGCACGACGAAGCAGCCGTCCTGGCGCGTGATCGTCTCCACGCGGTGGTGCGTGCGCAGGTCGATACGGGTGCTCTCAATGATGGATTCCCACACGCTGAGCAGGGTTTCCTTCGTGGTATCGGCGATCCAGAGGTCGCCATAAAGGGGAACCTTGACCGGTTCGCCCAGCAGTAGTTTTCTCCGTGGATATTTGCGGATGGTATCGGCCAGGGTTCCCTGCTCGAGGACCACGTATTGCAATTTGGAACGCGCGGCCTCGAGGGCGGCCGAAAGGCCCGCCGGACCGGATCCGACGATCACAAGGTCGAGAACTTCACCCACATTCCCGGCGGACGATTCGGCCCGGGAGAGTTCCTGGCCAATCGCTTCGACGGCGATCTTCCCCTCGTTGATCGCGTTTTTGATCAGCCCCCGACCGCCGAGTTCGCCGACGATGTAGATACCCGGGACGTTGCTCTCGAAGGTCGGCCGCGTGTCGGGCACGACGACCCGCTGCACGGCTTCACCCCGCGTCATCAGGATCCCGCCCACCGGGCAGGCCTCGGCGCAATCTCCATGGCCTTTGCAAAGCGCGAGATCGACCACCGCCAACTTGCCTTCCATGTAGATCGCGCCGGGCTCGGGACAGGCCGGAACACAGGTGCCGCATCCCACACAAATATCGGCGCGGACCACCGCGTGCAGCGGACCCTCGGCGGCGCCCTCGGCCTCGCCGGATGCCTCCCGGGCCTGCACGACCTCGTAGATTTGCCGGGGAACACCACAGGAGGGACAGAAGGCGGCCGACCGGGGCTGAGGGGCCCCGCAACGAAGACAGGCCGGCCCCTTCGGCGCGGCATCGCCGGCCGTCGCGGTCCCCCCGCTCCGCTGGAGATAGACGTAGACACACAACCCCGTCACCGCGAAAAAACTCAGGGTGGTGAGCATCATCTCCATGGCGAACAGTCCTTTCCTTCCATCACCAGAACCAGGTCGCGCCGAGGAAAAGCACCACGGCCACGTGCAGAAGAACGGCCGCGAAAGCGGTCACGGCGACGGGCAGATGTGCGGCATGCCAGAACTCGAAAACCCGGCGCGTGGCTTCCAACAGGCGAGCCTGCTGCCGGAGCGCCATTTCCCGCCGGGCCAGGTTGAGAAAGAGCCTTATCGCCTTGCGCGAAGGAGCGGCTTGGGCGCCAAGGGTTTGCTTCCACCGGCGGCAGAGGGCCCGGGCCCGCCGACGGCGCTCGAGGTCGTCACGCACCATCTGCGTGACCGTCGCCAGGCGTCCCCGCGGAGCCTGGGCCCGGCTCGGCGCGGCCAGGGCGGCTTCGAGGACGGCTCGTTCCATGCCACTGAGCCGAACCCATTGATCCAGCATCGCCTGCCGACGACTCTCGATTTCCGCGAGCGTGAGTTCAATGCCGCTGTTGGACCGGGGAATACGGACGTAGACATACTTTCCGGCAATACCGCTGATGCAGACCACGAGCATCGCGCCGTAGCCGAGGCCGATCAACCCGCCGAATCGCCAGCCGGCATGGATCGCCCCGACCAGGGGAACCAGCAGGCCGGCGGCGATGTGGTAGTCGAGCCACCGGGGCACCGGTCCGAGGAACTTCCACCGCACTCGTTTTCGCAAGGGGTAGAGCCAGAGAAAGGCGAAGAGCAGAAAAGCGAAGATTCCCGCACTCTGACCGATCAGGCCCGACGGCTTGAACCACGAATGCCACGGATGCCGCACTCGCTCCATCGGCGACAACACGTAATAGGGCATTCCCAGCAACCCTGTGGCACAAAAAAAGGTCAGGATGAGTGAAAAACCCACGGGTAAACCACGGGATACGGCCCCCTTCCGGTCCGACTGTGCCTCCGGGGTCAGGCTCTCGCCTGCGGAAGCAGCGGACGGCATTCTCATTGTCGTCATAGCAGGACCCCTTCACCAACTAGATCAACTATTGCGGTGTGTGATACACCTCGCAAGCACCAATTAAGTAACAAGGACGACTTCTGTCCTGTAATCAAGGTTTCGAAATTGTTCGATCAGAACGAGGTGTGAGTCCGGAGGTCGTGGCCGGCTTCGGCACGTCCGGACCAACCGGTGGTCAACTCTCGACGAACCGGGGATGCCCCTGGTGACTTATCGACGGGTGACGCGGGTGGCCGGGAACAGCTTCAAACACGGCGAGGGCACCCGCCGTACCCCTCATCGGCCCTTGGCGATCCGCGACCGGGGACTGGGCAGAAAGACAGGTTATTGTTTTCCGCCGACGTAGCCGAGGCTCTCGAGGGTTTTCTCGATCGCTTCAGGAACAGCCTCTTTTTCGACCGGACGGGCTCCCCTGGCCATCATCGCCCGGAACCGGTCCACCTGCGCCCGGTAACCGGCAAGGAGCGGTCGCAGAAGCGCCAGGGCCCGCTTCCGTGCAGCCCCCTCCAGGGGGACCTTTTCTCCGGGATCCCTTTGCAGGTCGAAGATCTCGAACGATCCTGTTCGACCGTTCTCGATTCCCTTCAGATGGCCGCTCCGAATCGCAGTCAGCGCATACTTGGGCAGATGATTGGAGGAGATGACCGGCCGGGGGCGCAGGGGAGCACGCAGGTCCCTGCCCACCCAATGATCGGGCCTCGTGGCTCCGGCCACCGCCAGCAGGGTCGCACCCAGGTCAAGGAGATCGACGGCTTCGCCACGCACGGCCGGGCCGAAAAACTTCGGGTGACGGAGAATCAGCGGCACCCGCGTGGTCTCCTCGTAGACCGTCTTGCCGTGCCCCCTGCTGCCGTGCTCGGCAAATTCCTCGCCGTGGTCGGC comes from the Acidobacteriota bacterium genome and includes:
- a CDS encoding cytochrome c3 family protein; protein product: MKRRPSVRLYLFPPRRSPRVLAAALLGVVLLAGAGARLVAQNEPDYPHGDLAEDCSLCHTDSGWTPARIRPEFHHEDLAGFALQGAHASLECRACHQVLDFAQADASCSSCHTDVHRGEMGIDCSRCHGTQTFIDRGDQLRLHRGTRFPLSGAHLTLDCRQCHEATPVDDLVFVGTPASCEQCHLDLYQATANPDHQKSGFSTRCVSCHSTNHWSGARFDHSATGFPLKGAHQALDCSDCHGSSGLGGGGPVNCYDCHRAEYEATTSPAHLASGFPVNCEQCHNGTAWKPADFDHGLSGFPLTGAHRGLSCDACHADGAYDGKPTDCYSCHRQDYEGTTDPNHQAAGYSTDCMQCHDTNDWSHGNFDHQATDFPLTGAHRGLSCDACHADGVYGGKPTDCYSCHRQDYEGTTDPNHQAAGYTTDCMQCHDTKDWSHGNFDHQATDFPLTGAHRGLSCD
- a CDS encoding NAD(P)-binding domain-containing protein, producing MEMMLTTLSFFAVTGLCVYVYLQRSGGTATAGDAAPKGPACLRCGAPQPRSAAFCPSCGVPRQIYEVVQAREASGEAEGAAEGPLHAVVRADICVGCGTCVPACPEPGAIYMEGKLAVVDLALCKGHGDCAEACPVGGILMTRGEAVQRVVVPDTRPTFESNVPGIYIVGELGGRGLIKNAINEGKIAVEAIGQELSRAESSAGNVGEVLDLVIVGSGPAGLSAALEAARSKLQYVVLEQGTLADTIRKYPRRKLLLGEPVKVPLYGDLWIADTTKETLLSVWESIIESTRIDLRTHHRVETITRQDGCFVVHAAGRDFQARRVVLALGRRGTPRRLGVPGEEGENVFYDIVEMETFRGRRVVVVGGGDSAIESALGLANQEGTTVALSYRGRQFTKARQRNQDRIAEAAAAGRVEVLLGSQVKEIHTDSVVIEQDGKLTRRPNDDVVIRIGGSPPFDVLERIGVRMITKDVPIAGVEDAVGA
- a CDS encoding cytochrome c3 family protein; this encodes MPWALKFLLVTGFLSGVTPTPAQISPGPLSQAHHELDTAKGCLECHGRGDETLKSRCLNCHGAIAEMVVSGEGLHGREAGAGCASCHPEHVGREFDLIAWQEGSPRLFRHERSGWALAGKHAALDCRECHKPERQNPRRLEKMKNLHPEASWLGLDSTCTSCHEDPHGGELGGDCLECHGQQAWKPASAFDHATTAFALKGRHGKLACNDCHLADKGPVKLNAAGQRVPLYKPLPHDECSDCHRDVHEGRLGADCSRCHVEEGFRRVDRRLFDHSRTRYPLEGAHLEVSCETCHDRQKAWGPRPSFASCSDCHRDPHNGLATIRGARADCSLCHSVRAFKPSIYTVREHQRSPWPLEGKHARVECSACHKHRRDAASLRRLGSAGVELRRAHDRCRDCHEDAHGGQLSPRRESLDCSACHDLQGFKPSLLKAADHGRFGLALEGRHSTAECRSCHDPRRHRFLATLVDGDLGSAGLALALGPQPCSACHADPHQRHFDGRRTCQDCHDTSSFRHSEIDPASHGKLGFELRGAHRALPCFECHRGLKEKAAEGPALLDAALDLRRLPFGERRSQCSDCHDDPHGGQFAASRGGAACDRCHSSDSFRPAGGFDHERDSDFRLGGAHRGLACEKCHRPALEREGKRIVLYRPLPSACRDCHGSKQGEGRP